A stretch of Pelecanus crispus isolate bPelCri1 chromosome 3, bPelCri1.pri, whole genome shotgun sequence DNA encodes these proteins:
- the ABCC10 gene encoding ATP-binding cassette sub-family C member 10 has product MENILAGLCGTSPEDPFPVWVHGNVGHCFNQLTLNVIPHMVLAVVSACFLGTPRSGSRVPCRPGWGCRIATSFVLAGLFLADTIPATIFQQELGPVYLEVLANGTAALTWLTHGLALLMLFKSVHGSTRGPVALVLLTLLPLPSFIITLVWYYQSRTAWSPTHPAASSRFAILCLQLASLLVYVIGYLLPTTGRQDFLSINHSWQQVQVISEPGIPVPDQQRVAEDGESWLSRFFYVWMNPLMKRGYQWKLNQPQDVYELPRQLQAARVCDRFYSCWQKKAALHQVEEETVSLTSPIIAGDNGSSNAPASSHSAQEAVRLFSVLHAAFGLRFYSLGLLKVAGNLLGFSGPLLLNLLVNFMESRQEPLSHGVLYALGLFAGSFLGALLRNQFSYEVNKVTLMVRAAIISAIYRKALRVSSTSLTRFTVGEIVNFMSTDSSRLVNFCHSFHEVWSLPFQFAITLYLLYQQVGVAFLGGLALALLLVPINKVIANRIMMNNKEMLKHKDTRVKLMTEFLCGIRVIKFYAWEKHFSTRINACRAKELQKLRAIKYLDAVCVYLWAALPVVVSIAIFITYVLLGHQLTATKVFTALALVGMLILPLNSFPWVLNGTLEAKVSLDRIQHFLELVDQDLEAYYVLDSPSGTATALEMLCAAFSWVPAEEESTRQPLSTGTLQLYIENLSVRKGMLLGVVGKVGSGKSSLLAAITGELIKQGGRVCVCDLEQGFGLATQEPWIQFTTVRENILFGREYDARLYEEVVEACALSEDLNILPAGDQTEVGENGVTLSGGQKARIALARAVYQEKELYLLDDPLAAVDADVANHLMRKCILGVLKDKTRILCTHRTEFLEKADALLLIDNGRIVKTGTPADILPLMEAFPKLKDMDKKWKDKAPDEQGQEEAVETEAEESTQNNHLIHKEEEKKEGAVSFQVYKAYWLAVGSCLALSILFSLLLMQASRNISDWWLSHWISSISQTAHTSVTVCSASLPSPELLLFSIVGLVSPIQALDTTPVPSNGSLDVNFYLIVYGSIAGANSLFTILRAFLFAYGTIRAATVIHNRLLQRALKATVTFFDTTPTGRILNRFSSDLYCVDDSLPFILNIFLANMYGLLGMLVIITYGLPWIGLVLFPLAALYFSIQRYYRRTSRELKRLYSVTLSPIYTHFSETLSGLSSIRAMRATQRFELENQLRLEQNQRCLFASNTAMQWLDIRLQMIGVAVVTTIAGIAIIQHQKQLGNPGLVGLALSYALSVTNLLSGLISSFTLTETMMVSVERTEEYTTDIPMESQDKLVQVAADWPSQGIVEFQQVVLAYREGLPNALDGVNFTVYPGEKLGIVGRTGSGKSTLFLALFRMLELKSGRILLDGVDSQLVGLEELRSRLAIIPQDPFLFSGSIRENLDPQGKRTDAELHEVLEQCHLWDAVTQMGGLDSELGERGKSLSVGQRQLVCLARALLTQAKVLCIDEATASVDQKTDQLLQQTIRQRFADKTVLTIAHRLNTILDSDRVLVMQAGRVAELDSPTHLSQKDGSLFQHLLHSGQQ; this is encoded by the exons atggagaacATCCTAGCTGGTTTGTGTGGGACCAGCCCAGAAGATCCATTCCCTGTGTGGGTTCATGGCAACGTTGGCCATTGCTTTAATCAGCTGACATTAAATGTGATTCCTCATATGGTCCTTGCAGTGGTTAGTGCCTGCTTCCTTGGCACTCCAAG ATCTGGCTCCAGGGTACCTTGCAGGCCTGGCTGGGGATGCAGAATTGCCACCTCCTTCGTACTTGCTGGCCTATTCCTTGCTGATACCATCCCAGCCACCATTtttcagcaggagctgggcccTGTGTACCTGGAAGTGCTGGCAAATGGCACTGCTGCGCTGACATGGCTCACGCACGGCCTCGCTCTTCTCATGCTCTTCAAGTCCGTTCATGGCTCTACCAGGGGCCCTGTCGCCCTGGTTCTCCTCACTCTCTTACCCCTACCTTCCTTCATTATCACGCTGGTGTGGTACTACCAAAGCCGGACAGCTTGGTCCCCTACCcaccctgctgcctcctccaggTTCGCCATTCTCTGTCTGCAGCTGGCCTCTCTGCTTGTCTATGTGATTGGCTACCTCTTACCCACCACTGGCAGGCAAGACTTCCTCTCCATCAATCACTCCTGGCAGCAAGTTCAGGTCATCTCAGAGCCAGGGATCCCAGTGCCTGATCAGCAGAGAGTGGCAGAAGATGGTGAGAGCTGGCTCTCGCGCTTCTTTTATGTTTGGATGAACCCTCTTATGAAACGTGGCTATCAGTGGAAGCTGAACCAGCCACAGGATGTCTATGAGCTTCCTCGCCAGCTCCAGGCTGCCAGGGTCTGTGATCGGTTCTACTCTTGCTGGCAGAAGAAGGCAGCTCTGCACCAAGTAGAGGAGGAGACGGTGTCTCTTACTAGCCCAATCATTGCTGGAGACAATGGGAGTAGCAATGCCCCAGCCAGCTCACACAGTGCCCAGGAGGCCGTGCGACTCTTCTCAGTCCTTCATGCAGCCTTTGGGCTCCGTTTCTACTCCCTTGGACTTCTCAAGGTGGCTGGCAACCTGCTGGGTTTCTCAGGTCCTCTGCTTCTGAACCTGCTGGTGAACTTCATGGAGTCAAGGCAGGAGCCCCTGAGCCATGGAGTGCTCTATGCCCTCGGGCTCTTTGCTGGCTCCTTCCTGGGCGCTCTCTTGCGGAACCAGTTCAGCTATGAGGTGAACAAGGTGACGCTGATGGTGCGGGCCGCCATCATCTCTGCCATCTATCGCAAGGCTCTGCGTGTCAGCAGCACCAGCCTTACCCGCTTCACCGTGGGGGAAATTGTCAACTTCATGAGCACGGACAGCAGTAGGTTGGTGAACTTCTGCCATAGCTTCCACGAGGTGTGGAGCCTTCCTTTCCAGTTTGCCATTACCCTCTACCTCCTCTACCAGCAAGTGGGGGTTGCCTTTCTGGGAGGCTTGgccctggcactgctgcttgTGCCCATCAACAAGGTCATAGCCAACCGCATCATGATGAACAACAAGGAGATGCTGAAACACAAGGACACACGGGTCAAG CTAATGACAGAGTTCCTATGTGGCATTCGTGTGATCAAGTTTTACGCCTGGGAGAAGCACTTCAGCACTAGGATAAACGCCTGCCGGGCTAAAGAGCTGCAGAAGTTAAGAGCCATCAAGTACTTGGATGCTGTGTGCGTGTATCTGTGGGCAGCACTGCCTGTTGTTGTCTCCATTGCCATCTTCATCACCTATGTCCTGTTGGGTCACCAGCTCACTGCCACAAAG GTGTTCACAGCATTGGCCCTTGTCGGGATGCTCATTCTCCCCCTCAACAGCTTCCCTTGGGTGTTGAATGGGACCTTGGAAGCCAAAGTTTCCCTGGATCGAATCCAGCATTTCCTTGAACTCGTAGACCAGGACCTGGAAGCTTATTATGTCCTAG atagCCCTTCAGGTACTGCAACTGCCTTGGAGATGCTATGTGCAGCCTTCTCATGGGTGCCAGCTGAGGAGGAAAGCACCAGGCAGCCCTTATCCACAGGCACTCTGCAACTGTACATTGAGAACCTGTCGGTGAGAAAG GGGATGCTCCTGGGCGTTGTTGGGAAGGTTGGCTCTGGCAAAAGCTCTCTGCTTGCAGCAATCACTGGAGAGCTCATTAA ACAAGGTGGACGAGTGTGTGTTTGTGACCTGGAGCAAGGATTTGGTCTGGCCACACAGGAGCCTTGGATACAGTTTACCACTGTCCGTGAGAACATCCTTTTTGGGAGGGAATATGATGCCAGGTTGTAtgaggaggtggtggaggcctGTGCCCTCTCTGAGGACCTGAAT ATCTTACCAGCAGGTGACCAGACAGAGGTGGGTGAAAATGGTGTGACACTCAGTGGGGGACAGAAGGCTCGAATAGCCCTTGCCAGAGCCGTTTACCAG GAGAAAGAGCTTTACCTCCTTGATGATCCCCTGGCTGCTGTTGATGCAGATGTAGCCAATCATCTTATGCGGAAATGCATTCTCGGAGTTCTCAAAGACAAGACAAGGATCCTTTGCACTCACAGGACGGAGTTTTTGGAGAAGGCTGATGCCTTGTTGTTGATAGACAATGGCAGGATAGTTAAGACAG GCACACCAGCTGATATCCTGCCACTCATGGAAGCCTTCCCCAAGCTCAAGGATATGGACAAGAAGTGGAAGGATAAAG CCCCTGATGAACAGGGCCAAGAAGAGGCCGTAGAGACAGAAGCAGAAGAATCAACCCAAAACAATCATCTCATCCacaaggaggaagagaagaaggaaggggcaGTGTCTTTTCAGGTGTACAAGGCATATTGGCTGGCAGTGGGCAGCTGCTTGGCATTATCCATCCTCTTCTCGCTGCTCCTGATGCAAG CATCCAGAAATATCTCAGATTGGTGGCTGTCACACTGGATCTCCAGCATATCCCAGACAGCACATACCTCTGTGACGGTCTGCTCAgcttccctgccttccccagagctgcttctcttctccattGTTGGGCTTGT CTCCCCCATTCAAGCTCTGGACACCACCCCAGTCCCTTCCAATGGTTCACTGGATGTGAATTTCTACCTGATAGTTTATGGGAGCATTGCAGGGGCCAATTCCCTCTTCACCATTCTTCGGGCCTTCCTCTTTGCTTATGGCACTATCCGTGCTGCCACTGTCATTCACAACCGACTGCTCCAGAGGGCTCTAAAG GCCACAGTCACCTTCTTTGACACCACACCAACAGGCCGGATCCTGAATCGCTTCTCCTCAGACCTGTACTGCGTGGATGACAGCCTGCCATTTATCCTCAACATCTTCCTGGCCAACATGTACGGGCTCCTGGGCATGCTGGTGATAATAACCTATGGCCTCCCTTGGATTGGTCTGGTCTTATTCCCTCTGGCTGCTCTCTACTTCTCCATCCAGCGCTATTACCGACGCACATCCCGGGAGCTCAAGCGCCTTTACAGCGTCACCCTGTCTCCTATTTACACCCACTTCTCAGAGACCCTCTCAGGACTGAGCAGCATCAGAGCCATGCGGGCAACACAGAG GTTTGAGTTGGAGAATCAGCTGCGCCTGGAGCAGAACCAGCGCTGTCTCTTTGCCAGCAACACAGCGATGCAGTGGCTGGACATCCGCCTGCAGATGATTGGGGTTGCTGTGGTTACCACTATTGCAGGAATTGCCATCATCCAGCACCAGAAGCAACTGGGAAATCCAG gacttgtggGCCTTGCGCTCTCATATGCCCTGTCTGTCACGAACCTGCTCTCAGGCCTCATTTCCAGCTTCACTCTGACAGAGACCATGATGGTGAGTGTGGAGCGGACAGAGGAATACACCACAGACATCCCCATGGAGTCCCAGGATAAACTGGTCCAG GTTGCTGCTGACTGGCCAAGCCAGGGGATTGTGGAGTTCCAGCAGGTGGTCCTGGCCTACCGAGAGGGCCTGCCCAATGCACTCGACGGGGTAAACTTCACTGTTTACCCTGGAGAGAAGTTGGGGATTGTGGGTCGCACAGGATCTGGAAAATCCACCCTTTTCTTGGCCCTTTTCCGCATGCTGGAGCTGAAATCAGGCCGGATTCTCCTGGATGGTGTTGACAGCCAGCTGGTGGGCTTGGAGGAGCTGAG ATCTAGGCTGGCCATCATCCCCCAGGATCCATTTTTGTTCAGTGGCTCAATCCGAGAGAACCTGGACCCCCAGGGAAAAAGGACAGATGCTGAGCTCCACGAGGTGCTAGAGCAGTGCCACCTGTGGGATGCCGTTACTCAGATGG GTGGATTGGACAGCGagctgggagagaggggaaagagtCTGTCTGTGGGACAGAGGCAGCTG